In one Aeromicrobium erythreum genomic region, the following are encoded:
- a CDS encoding DAK2 domain-containing protein, with amino-acid sequence MVLRLRADAFRAWTQLCVQALSTARAEIDALNVFPVPDGDTGTNAYLTFVAGADAVAALPDDVVLPDLVKAHTDGLLMGAKGNSGVILSQLVRAVFGDLDLGAEVRADDVAHAFRAASDAAHAAVGRPVEGTILSVARAAADGAQDAVESGAEARDVFALAAASARVALERTPEQLARLAEAGVVDAGGRALVVVLDATERALTGRAPTPAAQHVPTPLAASGDDFVEGGPAYEVMYLLDAEESEIPALRHTLDALGDSLVVVGGDRLWNVHVHVDDVGAAIEAGLQAGRPYRIAVTHFADQVARQQGRQRSGRAVVVAATGAGLADLCREAGAHVLEFTRERPVDVATMLETLRGLDAEEVVVLPNNQRYVGLFDAAAKQVRADGVRVAVIPTHAQVQGLAALAVHDPGRDFDEDVVAMSSAAAHTQHGAVTVAVEPGITMAGPCEAGDVLGVVSGDFAVVGSDVAEVADAVLDRLLSPTAELVTLVVGDGADHTVAQTLSRRLREERVDVDVVVYEGGQENYPLFVAVE; translated from the coding sequence ATGGTCCTGCGCCTGCGAGCCGACGCCTTCCGCGCGTGGACGCAGCTCTGCGTGCAGGCGCTGTCCACGGCACGGGCTGAGATCGACGCCCTCAACGTGTTCCCCGTGCCCGACGGCGACACCGGCACGAACGCCTACCTGACCTTCGTCGCGGGTGCCGACGCCGTCGCGGCGCTGCCCGACGACGTCGTGCTGCCCGACCTGGTGAAGGCGCACACCGACGGCCTGCTCATGGGCGCCAAGGGCAACAGCGGCGTGATCCTGTCCCAGCTCGTCCGGGCGGTCTTCGGCGACCTCGACCTCGGCGCCGAGGTCCGCGCCGACGACGTCGCGCACGCGTTCCGCGCCGCCTCCGACGCCGCGCATGCCGCCGTGGGCCGACCCGTGGAGGGCACGATCCTGTCCGTCGCGCGGGCCGCCGCCGACGGAGCGCAGGACGCCGTCGAGTCCGGTGCCGAGGCGCGCGACGTCTTCGCCCTGGCGGCCGCGTCGGCGCGCGTGGCCCTGGAGCGCACCCCCGAGCAGCTCGCGCGGCTCGCAGAGGCCGGCGTCGTCGACGCCGGGGGTCGCGCGCTCGTGGTGGTGCTCGACGCCACGGAGCGCGCGCTCACGGGCCGGGCGCCCACGCCGGCCGCCCAGCACGTGCCCACGCCGCTGGCCGCGTCGGGCGACGACTTCGTCGAGGGCGGTCCGGCGTACGAGGTCATGTACCTCCTCGACGCCGAGGAGAGCGAGATCCCGGCGCTGCGGCACACGCTCGACGCGTTGGGCGACTCGCTGGTGGTCGTCGGCGGCGACCGGCTCTGGAACGTCCACGTCCACGTCGACGACGTCGGTGCCGCCATCGAGGCGGGCCTGCAGGCCGGCCGCCCCTACCGCATCGCGGTCACGCACTTCGCCGACCAGGTCGCGCGGCAGCAGGGTCGGCAGCGGTCGGGCCGGGCCGTGGTCGTCGCGGCCACGGGCGCGGGGCTGGCCGACCTCTGCCGCGAGGCCGGTGCCCACGTGCTCGAGTTCACGCGCGAGCGCCCGGTCGACGTCGCCACGATGCTCGAGACCCTGCGCGGCCTCGACGCCGAGGAGGTCGTGGTGCTGCCGAACAACCAGCGCTACGTCGGCCTGTTCGACGCTGCCGCCAAGCAGGTCAGGGCCGACGGTGTCCGCGTCGCGGTCATCCCCACCCACGCACAGGTGCAGGGGCTCGCGGCGCTGGCCGTCCACGACCCCGGCCGCGACTTCGACGAGGACGTCGTCGCCATGTCGAGCGCGGCGGCGCACACGCAGCACGGCGCCGTCACGGTCGCGGTCGAGCCGGGCATCACCATGGCCGGACCCTGCGAGGCCGGCGACGTGCTCGGCGTCGTGTCGGGCGACTTCGCGGTCGTCGGCTCCGACGTCGCCGAGGTGGCCGACGCGGTGCTCGACCGGCTGCTCTCGCCCACCGCGGAGCTCGTCACCCTCGTCGTCGGCGACGGTGCCGACCACACGGTCGCGCAGACGCTGTCGCGCCGGCTGCGCGAGGAGCGCGTCGACGTCGACGTCGTCGTGTACGAGGGCGGCCAGGAGAACTACCCGCTGTTCGTGGCGGTCGAGTAG
- the rpmB gene encoding 50S ribosomal protein L28 — MAAVCDVCTKGPGFGHNVSHSHRRTKRRFDPNIQRVRAVVDGTPKRLNVCTSCLKAGKVSR, encoded by the coding sequence GTGGCAGCGGTCTGTGACGTGTGCACCAAGGGACCCGGCTTCGGCCACAACGTGTCCCACTCGCACCGACGCACGAAGCGTCGTTTCGACCCCAACATCCAGCGCGTGCGCGCCGTCGTCGACGGCACGCCCAAGCGCCTCAACGTCTGCACGTCGTGCCTCAAGGCCGGCAAGGTCAGCCGCTGA